In Shouchella patagoniensis, the following are encoded in one genomic region:
- a CDS encoding tetraprenyl-beta-curcumene synthase family protein — protein sequence MKVPTKPWTLLYKINREAIPDVQYYLSEWKKKANEIPNEELRTQALASIKEKSFHCEGGAVYGLLAQEGRKKIIRFIVAYQTISDYLDNLCDRSTSLDEDDFRMLHRSMYHALTPGEVPNNYYQFREDQDDDGYLVSLVLACQDVLQDLPGFQDVQNAMHQLARYYCDLQVYKHVEKSKRVDLLKKWFAKHEQELPPMTWYEFSACAGSTLGIFCLAAYASKDRMTVEEVNVLKDGYFPWTQGLHIMLDYFIDQEEDRLEGDLNFIFYYKSEEQMIQRFRYMREKAEKSIRSLPDWRFHQLINKGLIAIYLADKKVQEDKGLKKTAKQFIRFGGLPTAFFYLNSWVYRQTS from the coding sequence TTGAAGGTACCAACCAAGCCATGGACTTTGTTGTATAAAATAAATCGGGAAGCAATACCCGATGTTCAATACTATTTAAGCGAGTGGAAGAAGAAGGCGAACGAAATACCGAATGAGGAATTGCGGACACAAGCTTTAGCCAGTATAAAAGAAAAGTCCTTCCATTGTGAGGGGGGTGCTGTTTACGGGCTACTCGCTCAAGAAGGGCGCAAAAAGATCATTCGCTTTATTGTGGCTTATCAGACGATTAGTGATTACTTAGATAATCTCTGTGACAGGAGCACATCTTTGGATGAAGATGATTTTCGAATGCTCCACCGTTCTATGTACCATGCTTTAACCCCGGGCGAGGTGCCGAACAATTATTATCAATTTCGGGAAGATCAAGATGATGATGGGTATTTGGTTTCTCTCGTGCTTGCATGCCAAGACGTGCTTCAAGATTTGCCTGGATTTCAAGATGTTCAGAATGCTATGCATCAATTAGCACGTTATTATTGTGACTTACAAGTGTACAAGCATGTTGAAAAAAGCAAGCGTGTTGACTTACTTAAAAAATGGTTTGCCAAGCATGAACAAGAACTTCCTCCGATGACCTGGTATGAGTTTTCTGCTTGTGCAGGCTCTACGTTAGGTATCTTCTGTCTCGCCGCCTACGCCTCAAAAGATCGGATGACTGTTGAAGAGGTAAACGTATTGAAAGATGGATATTTTCCTTGGACTCAAGGCCTTCATATTATGCTTGATTACTTTATTGATCAAGAAGAAGATCGATTAGAGGGTGACTTGAATTTTATCTTCTATTATAAAAGCGAAGAGCAGATGATACAGAGATTTAGATACATGAGAGAAAAAGCTGAAAAGAGCATTCGCTCTTTGCCCGATTGGAGATTCCATCAACTTATCAACAAAGGTTTAATTGCGATTTACTTAGCAGATAAAAAAGTCCAAGAAGACAAAGGATTGAAAAAAACAGCAAAACAATTTATTCGTTTTGGTGGTCTGCCCACTGCTTTCTTCTACCTTAATAGTTGGGTATATCGTCAGACGTCATAG
- a CDS encoding aminotransferase class III-fold pyridoxal phosphate-dependent enzyme, with protein sequence MKNINPSIHGLMQIFHMDKAYIKGSRNRLYDKFSNEYIDFTSQYGALPLGYNSEELWQDIMMFKENQYPSLCQPSAPFFAQELAIQLTNIFPADLNICTFAQSGAEATEAAIKLARAKTKKEKIVSCQRSFHGKTLGALSVTGQKSYQEPFFIHQECYPKIPYNDLESLAEILKERGDEIAAFIVEPVQGEGGVHIPDEHYLSEAIDLCNIYGVLVIIDEIQTGLGRLGNWAVTVEENLLPDIVLLSKALGGGLVPISACISRESIWTDRFGLNHSSTFANNNFTSYVSLSFINSIKKQSDFFENVINLGNELRNKLNGIKEKWPGVIKEVRGRGLLSAIEFESIDASDSFEMANLISFGGYGYMISGYLLNVHYLRVAPFLNDPLTLRVQPPLNMNYADIDYFCEAFDLLCEIIYKKDFYLLYRYTVGDCRKPIKVRDYRNRNAPILSSMLDEKSQLVGSFAFLCHYPSTTDLIKNTPSFEQFTEAELKGILTWEADFSGAGVICKMPAIKGADGNYVEGWLIGITYGGEEILHRPKEEVLGAIKEGVKLAKELGADVIGLGAYTSIVTRGGFDLLDESVTLTTGNTLTIINATEAMLKGAQMLDHRISESNVGIIGANGAIGRIGSYLLAKKTSRLTLIGKKSNNPTVNHNRLKKLANGIYLDCLVVNQKNIGIRKRVLDVLNIARLTEQFQEEINRLDGMVNLAKINKKAVPNVIDSIESIFHGLNEQIPIGYSVHLEEEISEMDVILTATSSMSEFIPVDLIKTGTVICDVSQPPNVGKHVEKRRKDVLIIEGGLVQYADPIRFGQNLGYEAGQNLACLSETILLSLDQAVKSYGIGGRIRMEDVYYIQKLAEKHQFQLADLQSFGKKVTNDDVLNIRAEVLLRQAEVSRLASEKEVVDE encoded by the coding sequence TTGAAAAATATTAACCCTTCTATTCATGGGCTCATGCAAATTTTTCATATGGATAAGGCTTATATAAAAGGATCACGCAATCGATTATATGATAAATTTAGCAATGAATATATTGATTTCACTTCTCAATATGGGGCACTACCGTTAGGGTACAATTCTGAAGAGCTTTGGCAAGATATCATGATGTTTAAAGAAAACCAATACCCAAGTTTGTGTCAGCCGTCGGCCCCTTTTTTTGCACAGGAATTAGCTATCCAACTAACTAACATCTTTCCGGCGGACCTTAATATTTGTACATTTGCGCAAAGTGGTGCGGAGGCGACAGAAGCTGCAATAAAGTTGGCAAGGGCTAAAACGAAAAAAGAAAAGATAGTATCTTGTCAGAGAAGTTTTCACGGCAAAACACTCGGGGCTTTATCAGTTACTGGGCAAAAAAGCTACCAAGAGCCTTTTTTTATCCATCAAGAATGTTACCCGAAAATCCCTTACAACGACCTTGAAAGCCTTGCGGAAATCCTTAAAGAAAGGGGAGATGAGATCGCAGCGTTTATTGTTGAGCCGGTTCAAGGTGAGGGTGGCGTCCATATCCCTGATGAACATTACCTGTCTGAAGCAATTGATTTGTGCAACATATATGGCGTATTAGTAATTATTGATGAGATTCAAACAGGATTAGGAAGATTAGGGAATTGGGCTGTAACAGTGGAGGAAAATTTATTACCAGATATCGTGCTGTTATCTAAAGCGTTAGGTGGGGGATTGGTTCCCATTTCAGCTTGTATTAGTAGAGAGTCAATTTGGACAGATCGATTTGGGTTGAACCATAGCTCTACATTTGCCAATAATAACTTTACCTCTTATGTGAGTTTATCGTTTATTAATTCAATAAAAAAACAATCTGATTTCTTTGAGAACGTGATTAACTTAGGAAACGAACTCAGAAACAAGCTAAATGGGATTAAAGAGAAATGGCCAGGGGTCATTAAGGAAGTGCGAGGGAGAGGTTTATTATCTGCTATTGAGTTTGAGTCAATTGATGCAAGTGATTCATTTGAAATGGCAAACCTTATTTCGTTTGGCGGTTACGGGTATATGATTTCTGGGTATTTGCTTAATGTTCACTACTTAAGAGTTGCCCCTTTTTTAAATGATCCATTGACGTTACGAGTGCAGCCGCCATTAAACATGAATTATGCAGATATAGACTATTTCTGTGAAGCTTTTGATCTCCTGTGTGAGATTATTTATAAAAAAGATTTTTATTTGCTGTATCGTTATACCGTTGGTGACTGCCGTAAACCGATTAAAGTGAGAGACTACCGGAACAGAAATGCCCCTATTCTTTCATCCATGTTAGATGAGAAGAGTCAATTAGTCGGGTCCTTTGCGTTTCTCTGTCATTATCCTTCTACCACTGATCTTATAAAGAATACCCCTTCGTTTGAACAATTTACTGAAGCTGAATTAAAAGGGATTTTAACATGGGAGGCTGACTTTTCTGGTGCAGGCGTGATCTGTAAAATGCCGGCCATAAAAGGGGCTGATGGTAATTATGTTGAAGGTTGGCTAATTGGAATTACTTACGGCGGAGAAGAAATTCTCCACCGTCCAAAAGAAGAGGTGTTAGGAGCAATTAAAGAAGGCGTTAAACTGGCAAAAGAGTTAGGTGCTGATGTTATTGGTTTAGGGGCATACACTTCAATTGTGACGAGAGGAGGCTTTGATTTACTAGATGAGTCTGTGACATTAACAACAGGGAATACGCTTACGATTATTAATGCCACAGAAGCCATGTTAAAAGGAGCACAGATGCTTGATCATCGTATTTCAGAATCTAATGTTGGAATTATTGGTGCAAATGGTGCTATTGGTCGAATTGGTTCCTATTTATTAGCGAAAAAAACATCCCGATTAACGCTTATCGGTAAAAAGTCCAATAATCCAACTGTAAATCACAATCGACTAAAAAAATTGGCCAATGGAATTTATCTAGACTGTCTTGTTGTTAATCAAAAAAACATCGGGATTCGAAAACGGGTTTTAGATGTTCTGAACATAGCTCGACTGACGGAGCAATTTCAAGAAGAAATAAACAGGTTAGATGGAATGGTCAATCTAGCTAAGATTAATAAAAAAGCTGTTCCGAATGTCATTGATTCCATTGAGTCTATCTTCCATGGATTAAATGAACAGATTCCAATCGGCTATAGTGTTCATTTAGAAGAAGAGATTTCCGAAATGGATGTGATCCTTACAGCAACTAGCTCAATGAGTGAGTTTATTCCGGTGGATTTAATTAAGACAGGGACGGTTATTTGTGATGTTTCTCAGCCGCCAAATGTCGGAAAACATGTAGAAAAACGGCGTAAGGACGTTCTGATTATTGAGGGTGGACTCGTGCAATACGCTGACCCTATTCGCTTTGGACAAAATTTAGGCTACGAAGCTGGGCAAAATTTAGCTTGCTTATCAGAAACGATTTTGCTGTCACTTGACCAAGCTGTAAAAAGCTATGGGATAGGTGGACGTATTCGAATGGAAGACGTCTATTATATTCAAAAACTGGCGGAAAAACATCAATTCCAATTGGCGGATTTGCAAAGCTTTGGAAAAAAAGTAACAAACGATGATGTACTAAATATCCGCGCGGAGGTATTGCTACGTCAGGCAGAGGTTTCACGTTTAGCCAGTGAAAAAGAGGTGGTTGACGAATGA
- a CDS encoding DUF3419 family protein gives MSKIKTANQHEEHLVGDKLKDSIYRDDWLLYTTSDEDSDSEIRALDIQKEDTIVSVTGSGCRSLALLAKQPNKLISIDANPYQNFLLDLKVASIRHFERDECLAFFGITPSENRRAMFYKIKNDLSEPAQNFWLTHIEKVDKGFIYLGKHEMFYKKYMGFFLFRFRRKQFKEILQCDTIEQQREYYEKNWNTFLWRRAVKLLSQRVFFEKFLGDPSYFNQVDKEFSIGDYLLSRFDHTFKHHLAKENHFLTFLFCGQYINDVGLPVYLLKENYETVKNNLNQLEVVTGRVDSYLSALPNRSVDKFSLSDISGWIPETEFGTILEEVKRTMKQNGRLCYRNFLAKRTLSEMDILGLKQDKTIMNELDTTDRAFAFSFEVAQKEDENETTLRDRIV, from the coding sequence ATGAGTAAAATAAAAACAGCAAACCAACATGAAGAGCACTTAGTTGGAGACAAGCTTAAAGATAGCATTTATCGGGATGACTGGCTCTTGTATACAACAAGTGATGAAGACTCTGATTCAGAAATAAGAGCTCTCGATATTCAAAAAGAAGATACCATTGTTTCTGTTACAGGCAGTGGCTGTCGCAGTTTAGCCTTACTTGCCAAGCAACCTAATAAGCTTATTTCAATTGATGCTAACCCTTATCAAAATTTTTTGCTGGATTTAAAAGTTGCGTCGATTCGACATTTTGAAAGAGATGAATGTTTAGCGTTTTTTGGAATAACACCAAGTGAAAATCGGCGAGCCATGTTTTATAAGATTAAAAATGACTTATCAGAGCCAGCGCAAAACTTTTGGTTAACTCATATTGAAAAAGTGGATAAAGGGTTTATTTACTTAGGTAAACATGAAATGTTCTACAAAAAATATATGGGTTTCTTCTTGTTTCGCTTTAGACGAAAACAATTTAAAGAAATACTTCAGTGTGACACAATTGAACAGCAAAGAGAATACTACGAAAAAAATTGGAACACTTTTTTGTGGAGAAGAGCCGTTAAGCTGCTGAGTCAAAGAGTATTCTTTGAAAAATTTCTTGGTGATCCAAGTTATTTTAACCAAGTGGATAAAGAGTTCTCTATAGGTGATTATTTGTTGTCAAGGTTTGACCATACGTTCAAGCATCATTTGGCTAAAGAAAATCATTTTCTAACCTTTCTATTCTGTGGCCAATATATCAATGATGTGGGCTTGCCAGTTTATTTGTTGAAGGAAAACTATGAGACTGTAAAAAACAACCTTAATCAGTTGGAAGTCGTAACCGGGAGAGTGGACTCTTATTTATCCGCTTTACCTAATCGATCAGTTGATAAGTTTTCATTATCTGATATTTCGGGCTGGATTCCTGAAACCGAATTTGGCACCATTCTTGAGGAAGTAAAACGGACAATGAAACAGAATGGAAGACTGTGTTACAGAAATTTTCTTGCTAAACGGACTCTTAGTGAAATGGACATTCTTGGTTTGAAGCAGGATAAAACGATCATGAATGAGTTGGATACGACTGATCGTGCATTTGCTTTCAGTTTTGAAGTAGCTCAGAAGGAGGATGAAAATGAAACCACATTACGAGATCGAATTGTATGA
- a CDS encoding Glu/Leu/Phe/Val family dehydrogenase produces MKPHYEIELYDEETNTKVFIVIDCLIGNLAAGGVRMSPTVTMDDIRSLAQLMTKKNGVMEIPLGGAKIGIVGDPESEDKEEKIRAFAKMAESVLRTKLLIGEDMGITSQDVKLVYESIHLDPSELVVEVHKQKGLHIQLPEDKSINDLLSEEFMGYLAGFGLMEAMEEAANFTNIDLNKSKVALQGFGTVGSGIAMLMLEKGSTITAVSDIHTCIYRETGFSLADLQVLKANGRVFQSESLKNDKKLDPNKLFSLPVDILIPASVSNIIDIDNADQIKAGLIVEAANSPTTKEAEQILLKKNKMILPDFVVNAGSATGFGLLITGQAEFHNVFEECAQRIRRTVKTILTESLKSEKTPREVADAIAEQNLKEILTKEEAKVESN; encoded by the coding sequence ATGAAACCACATTACGAGATCGAATTGTATGATGAAGAAACCAATACAAAGGTCTTTATCGTCATTGATTGTCTGATAGGTAATTTAGCGGCGGGAGGCGTCCGAATGAGCCCGACTGTGACAATGGATGATATCCGAAGCTTAGCCCAGTTGATGACAAAGAAAAATGGTGTAATGGAAATTCCACTAGGAGGCGCGAAGATTGGAATTGTAGGTGATCCTGAAAGCGAAGATAAAGAAGAAAAGATAAGAGCTTTTGCCAAGATGGCCGAATCGGTGTTAAGAACAAAGCTCTTAATCGGGGAAGACATGGGCATAACAAGCCAAGATGTCAAACTGGTTTATGAATCGATTCACCTTGATCCAAGTGAATTGGTTGTCGAAGTTCATAAGCAGAAAGGTCTTCATATTCAGTTGCCTGAAGATAAAAGCATTAATGATTTGTTAAGTGAAGAGTTTATGGGGTATCTTGCTGGTTTTGGACTGATGGAAGCGATGGAGGAAGCTGCAAATTTTACGAATATAGATCTTAACAAATCTAAAGTAGCGCTTCAAGGTTTTGGGACAGTTGGCAGTGGAATTGCCATGCTAATGTTGGAAAAAGGTTCTACAATAACAGCGGTAAGCGATATTCATACATGTATTTATAGAGAAACAGGCTTTTCTCTTGCTGATCTTCAAGTATTAAAAGCGAATGGGCGTGTCTTTCAGTCAGAGTCATTAAAGAATGATAAAAAGCTTGACCCCAATAAACTTTTTTCGCTGCCTGTTGATATTTTGATTCCAGCTTCTGTTTCAAACATTATAGACATTGACAATGCAGACCAAATTAAAGCTGGGCTTATCGTAGAGGCTGCGAATTCCCCAACAACAAAAGAGGCAGAACAAATCTTATTAAAAAAGAACAAGATGATTCTCCCCGATTTTGTTGTAAATGCGGGATCAGCGACAGGGTTTGGTTTGCTAATCACAGGACAAGCAGAGTTTCATAATGTTTTTGAAGAATGTGCACAACGAATAAGAAGAACAGTAAAAACCATTCTTACAGAGAGTTTGAAGAGCGAAAAAACACCGCGTGAGGTTGCGGATGCGATTGCGGAACAGAACTTGAAAGAAATATTAACAAAAGAAGAAGCAAAGGTGGAATCAAATTAA
- a CDS encoding TetR/AcrR family transcriptional regulator has translation MAEPNVITKQDLIESAKTCIVKNGVNKLTLKAVAEGAGVTQGTVYYHFKTKDQLMVEVVSDMCQTSWDRLERMKKNSDQQVKEWIQTGLQSASKRNSSDSFYHSLFYSLITASLHNNKIREQISGLLTYENQVLEKQIEAVAGKELYGVSAEVWSVLMNALIDGLAIQSMMIEDFDANKAFKGLETLLIKQMEDNQPST, from the coding sequence ATGGCTGAACCTAATGTCATTACAAAGCAAGACCTAATTGAATCTGCTAAAACGTGTATTGTTAAAAACGGAGTCAATAAATTAACGCTTAAAGCCGTAGCGGAAGGAGCAGGAGTGACGCAGGGCACCGTATATTACCATTTTAAAACGAAAGACCAGCTGATGGTTGAGGTGGTAAGTGATATGTGCCAGACTTCTTGGGATAGGTTGGAGCGAATGAAAAAGAATTCAGACCAACAAGTGAAGGAATGGATTCAAACGGGCCTTCAATCTGCAAGTAAACGAAACTCAAGTGACTCTTTTTATCACTCCTTGTTTTATTCATTAATTACAGCTAGTCTGCATAACAACAAAATTCGTGAGCAAATTAGTGGATTGTTGACTTATGAAAACCAAGTGCTGGAAAAACAAATTGAAGCAGTAGCAGGGAAAGAACTTTATGGAGTGTCGGCAGAAGTCTGGAGTGTGTTAATGAACGCTTTAATAGACGGATTAGCAATTCAGTCTATGATGATAGAAGATTTTGATGCGAATAAAGCCTTTAAAGGCCTTGAAACACTACTCATAAAACAGATGGAAGACAATCAGCCTTCAACTTAA
- a CDS encoding DUF5367 domain-containing protein, whose amino-acid sequence MWLGATAIFRLLGQFFFTSDNTLFLVATYLIVIPLILVLTLPLYRYKKVDAFNRLKAAIFIALPGMLLDVVVLIYFSDVFVNLEPEMDRMFASWLLLAYSIILLTGLTPNRKHSS is encoded by the coding sequence GTGTGGTTGGGAGCAACGGCTATCTTCCGTTTATTAGGACAGTTTTTTTTTACGAGTGATAATACATTGTTTTTAGTTGCTACTTATCTTATTGTCATTCCTTTAATATTGGTTTTAACGCTCCCACTTTACCGCTATAAAAAAGTGGATGCGTTTAACCGGTTAAAAGCAGCCATTTTTATTGCTTTACCTGGAATGTTATTAGATGTAGTGGTATTGATTTATTTCTCAGATGTTTTTGTAAACTTGGAACCGGAAATGGATCGAATGTTTGCATCGTGGCTTTTGTTGGCTTATTCGATTATTCTTCTTACAGGTTTGACACCTAACCGAAAACACAGTTCTTAA
- a CDS encoding acyl-CoA dehydrogenase family protein has product MSLFLEKERQVFKQYFPNVDENLEQASLWEREMNSDGMIQLAKEFGVTSLMIPKEYGGKGANALDGIYIQRWIGSKSPSLAVSLMMHQFSVASLIEAAKRQPSLQVVLKEIASNNLLLASAFAEGIENNLYTPLVTARETEGGIVVNGTKKPCTNSRTMDLLTASVSLANGELAVITIPADTEGIRVNDFWDHWILKGTHTEEVVLENVFVPNECIYKAGPAESVDSTITNGLLWFELFMIATYIGVTSALVEKVNQATNVPLEKVFDLMSEMEGTVSALEGLAFKFESQQYEESILQETLFVRNHIDRTLERVSTQATKVLGGLNYLTSKETSYLLLTCQLISFHPPSKKEVFQLFELYKRGTVQEISV; this is encoded by the coding sequence ATGTCTTTGTTTTTAGAGAAGGAAAGGCAAGTATTTAAGCAGTATTTTCCGAATGTTGATGAAAATTTAGAGCAAGCTTCTTTGTGGGAACGTGAAATGAATTCCGATGGGATGATTCAATTAGCCAAAGAATTTGGAGTGACTTCCTTGATGATTCCAAAAGAATATGGTGGCAAAGGGGCTAATGCCCTCGATGGCATTTATATACAACGTTGGATTGGAAGCAAATCACCTTCCCTTGCCGTCTCTTTAATGATGCACCAATTCTCTGTTGCTTCTCTTATCGAAGCGGCAAAAAGACAACCTAGTTTGCAGGTTGTACTCAAGGAAATTGCATCGAACAACCTCTTGTTAGCTTCAGCTTTTGCAGAAGGGATAGAAAATAATCTGTATACGCCACTTGTTACAGCAAGGGAAACGGAAGGCGGTATCGTCGTAAATGGAACAAAAAAACCGTGCACAAATTCAAGAACGATGGATTTGCTTACAGCAAGCGTAAGTCTCGCGAACGGTGAGTTGGCTGTTATTACGATCCCGGCGGATACAGAAGGAATTCGTGTGAATGATTTTTGGGATCACTGGATTTTAAAAGGAACACATACGGAAGAAGTGGTATTAGAGAATGTGTTTGTTCCGAATGAATGCATTTATAAAGCGGGGCCGGCAGAAAGCGTTGATTCAACCATTACAAACGGGTTACTCTGGTTTGAACTTTTTATGATTGCCACATATATTGGAGTAACATCGGCACTTGTAGAAAAAGTGAATCAGGCTACAAACGTACCATTGGAAAAAGTATTTGATCTAATGTCTGAAATGGAAGGCACAGTGAGCGCATTAGAAGGCTTAGCTTTTAAATTTGAAAGTCAGCAGTATGAAGAGTCCATACTACAAGAAACGCTTTTCGTTCGAAATCATATTGATAGGACGCTGGAAAGAGTATCCACACAAGCAACCAAAGTACTTGGTGGATTAAACTATCTCACGTCTAAGGAAACCTCTTATTTGTTATTAACTTGCCAGTTAATCTCGTTCCATCCACCATCCAAGAAAGAAGTGTTTCAATTATTCGAATTATATAAGCGTGGAACGGTACAAGAAATCTCCGTGTAA
- the cls gene encoding cardiolipin synthase, translating to MDYNYLITFIPSIIFIINILLAVGFLFLERRDIGYTWAWLMVLYFIPILGFVVYLFLGRNLKQKNFYKLSAEERDYLQSEVDKQLPIAGDEEIRHSPLLSKYADLIEMNLRSSHSLWSDDNEIIIFDDGHEKFDSLFEGIRAAKKEINIQYYIIQPDSLGKKLRDELTLKAKEGVKVRLLYDEVGSKKISRKFFQELRVAGGEVEVFFPSLFKLVNFRINNRNHRKLCIIDGEIAYIGGFNIGDEYLGLNKKFGYWRDTHFRIEGTSVNQIQGRFILDWNQARKDKSESHEEFGFSYHIKRHIGTSPVQIVSSGPNSETEHLKNMYIKLILSAKQSVYIQTPYFIPDASFMDACKIALLSGVDLRIMIPNKPDHPFVYWATWAHAGELLEYGAKVLLYEKGFLHAKTIVVDGEVSSVGTMNIDSRSFKLNFEVNAIVYDEKVARPLQELFDKDSIVSTELTIERYTQRSLKIKFKEGISRLLSPIL from the coding sequence ATGGATTATAATTACCTCATTACATTCATACCATCCATCATCTTTATTATTAACATCTTGCTAGCGGTTGGTTTTTTATTTCTTGAGCGAAGAGATATTGGCTATACGTGGGCTTGGCTTATGGTCTTATATTTCATACCCATTTTGGGCTTTGTTGTTTATTTATTTCTAGGACGTAATTTAAAACAGAAAAATTTCTATAAACTTTCAGCTGAAGAAAGGGATTACCTTCAATCGGAAGTAGATAAACAATTACCGATTGCAGGAGATGAGGAGATACGACATTCTCCGTTGTTAAGCAAATATGCAGATTTAATCGAGATGAACCTTAGATCGTCACATTCGCTATGGTCCGACGACAATGAAATCATCATTTTTGATGACGGACATGAGAAATTTGATTCTTTATTTGAAGGAATTCGAGCAGCTAAGAAAGAGATTAATATACAGTATTACATTATCCAACCGGATTCACTTGGTAAGAAATTAAGAGATGAATTAACGCTAAAAGCGAAAGAAGGAGTAAAAGTAAGACTTCTCTATGATGAAGTCGGTTCGAAGAAAATCTCGCGCAAATTCTTTCAGGAATTACGCGTAGCTGGTGGAGAAGTAGAGGTGTTCTTTCCTTCCTTGTTTAAACTAGTGAATTTTCGAATTAACAATAGAAATCATCGTAAATTGTGCATTATTGATGGGGAAATAGCCTACATTGGTGGATTTAATATAGGTGATGAATATCTTGGCTTGAATAAGAAATTTGGCTATTGGCGTGATACTCACTTTCGAATCGAAGGAACTTCAGTAAACCAAATTCAAGGAAGATTTATACTGGACTGGAATCAGGCTCGGAAAGATAAAAGCGAAAGCCACGAAGAGTTTGGGTTTTCATATCATATAAAAAGACATATTGGGACAAGTCCTGTTCAAATTGTTTCAAGCGGTCCAAACTCTGAAACGGAGCACCTTAAGAATATGTACATTAAACTCATTTTGTCAGCTAAACAAAGTGTGTATATCCAAACACCTTACTTCATCCCTGATGCTAGTTTTATGGATGCCTGTAAAATTGCACTTCTGTCAGGAGTTGATTTGCGGATTATGATACCAAATAAACCAGATCATCCTTTTGTATATTGGGCGACTTGGGCTCATGCAGGAGAATTACTCGAATACGGAGCAAAAGTTCTGTTATATGAGAAGGGTTTCCTACATGCGAAAACAATTGTAGTTGATGGAGAAGTATCATCGGTAGGCACGATGAATATTGATTCTCGGAGCTTTAAGCTCAATTTCGAAGTGAATGCAATTGTGTATGATGAAAAAGTTGCACGACCACTACAAGAACTGTTTGATAAAGATAGTATCGTGAGTACAGAACTGACAATTGAGCGCTATACCCAAAGGTCTCTTAAAATTAAATTTAAAGAAGGCATCTCTCGTCTTCTCTCGCCTATATTGTAA
- a CDS encoding GyrI-like domain-containing protein, which yields MKLTIVKKSRTNNFKDAHVLEKITNLWKNASASLTTHEGNIYGLYYEYESNYKGDYSIAVAIEGDNERSIDIPENQEYKVFPVNTEDEQGIFQTWKSIWEREEKGALQRTYTYDFEKYYPDGQIAIYIAVK from the coding sequence ATGAAATTGACAATCGTAAAAAAGAGTCGAACAAACAATTTTAAGGATGCACACGTTTTGGAAAAAATCACGAACTTGTGGAAAAATGCTTCAGCTAGTTTAACAACACATGAGGGGAATATCTATGGCTTATATTACGAATATGAGTCGAATTATAAAGGCGATTATTCAATAGCCGTTGCTATTGAAGGAGATAATGAGCGATCAATCGACATTCCAGAAAACCAAGAATATAAGGTCTTCCCTGTTAATACAGAGGATGAGCAAGGGATTTTTCAGACATGGAAATCCATCTGGGAAAGAGAAGAAAAAGGTGCTTTACAACGAACGTACACCTATGATTTCGAGAAATATTACCCTGATGGACAAATCGCTATATATATTGCTGTAAAGTGA